The nucleotide sequence TACGTTTACATCTGAAGTAGGAGGAGTTTCAAAGTAACGTTCCAGCTTACCAATCTTCTTTTCCACGTATTCCTTAATAGGAGCAGTAACCTCTACGTTTTCACCACGAATGTTGTACTTCATTAAAGTTGCCTCCTTTATGTCCTTATGTATTTATTATTCTAGCTTACCCGTCCAAATTCCTGCTTAAACCATGATTTATTGAAAGTTTTTGTCTGAATTTATCAAGCAAAATTCACTGAATTGACAATTATGTAAGCGATTACGGATTCATCATTTACCAAACGAGGACATATGTTACTAAAAAGAACGGTCGAACGAATTCGTAGGAGGAATGAACCATGGCTGATGAAGAAAAACAAGGTCCTCAACAAGTAAATCCAAAGGCAATTGCTGCACTTGTGTTAGGGATAACCTCAATTGTCATCCCTTATATTGGATTAATTTTAGGTATAATTGGGATTGTATTTTCTAATAAAGCGAACGCAGAGGT is from Radiobacillus kanasensis and encodes:
- a CDS encoding DUF4190 domain-containing protein encodes the protein MADEEKQGPQQVNPKAIAALVLGITSIVIPYIGLILGIIGIVFSNKANAEVDKLNHSGKGLAVAGLVTSVVGTVLWAFVLILVIIGFSLVGGH